In Nerophis ophidion isolate RoL-2023_Sa linkage group LG03, RoL_Noph_v1.0, whole genome shotgun sequence, the following are encoded in one genomic region:
- the id2a gene encoding DNA-binding protein inhibitor ID-2a: MKAISPVRSFRKTPAALTEHSLGLSRSKTPVDDPLSLLYNMNDCYSKLKELVPSIPQNKNVSKMEILQHVIDYILDLQIALDTNVALGSTSLHHPVTASRTPLTALNTDISILSLQSPELPSELTTDDSRTLHR, translated from the exons ATGAAAGCGATAAGCCCCGTGCGGTCTTTCCGGAAAACCCCCGCCGCCTTAACGGAGCACTCGCTGGGGCTGTCGCGGAGCAAGACCCCGGTGGACGACCCGCTGAGCCTGCTGTACAACATGAACGACTGCTACTCCAAGCTGAAGGAGCTGGTGCCCAGCATCCCGCAGAACAAGAACGTCAGCAAGATGGAAATCCTGCAGCACGTCATCGACTACATCCTGGACCTGCAGATCGCGCTCGACACCAACGTCGCACTGGGCTCGACGAGCCTCCATCACCCGGTCACGGCGTCCAGGACCCCGCTGACCGCCCTCAACACAGACATCAGCATCCTCTCGCTACAG TCTCCGGAGTTGCCATCGGAGCTGACGACAGATGACAGCCGGACTCTGCATCGCTAA